The following coding sequences are from one Nicotiana tabacum cultivar K326 chromosome 1, ASM71507v2, whole genome shotgun sequence window:
- the LOC107763116 gene encoding uncharacterized protein LOC107763116, whose protein sequence is MDAIIWNARSVNTMQAFESMITMHRKHHFEFIGILEPMQQSHKMERYRARIGLAQAVVNVSNKIWAFIDEIFEVTILYNKTQQLTLILTHTETHVELILTLVYAKYDRIERIELWDSFYAMTSDMTVPWLVGGDFNVIWDEEEKFGGLPVSLIEVDDFRHCINTCNLTDLGFKGSIFTWWNGRSEEDRIFKRLDRCFGNHELQQTFPGLEVTHLSKIGSDHCPMLLKCDIETPPIKKSFRFLNLWTKHETFKDLVKENWNADFSANPFCIFNYKLKKLKKTLSTWSRATYENIFQKIASLEEVVLVHER, encoded by the coding sequence ATGGATGCAATTATATGGAATGCCAGGTCAGTAAATACAATGCAAGCATTTGAAAGTATGATTACAATGCACAGAAAACATCACTTTGAGTTCATAGGAATCCTTGAGCCTATGCAACAGTCTCACAAAATGGAGAGGTATAGAGCAAGAATTGGTTTGGCACAGGCTGTGGTGAATGTATCAAACAAGATTTGGGCTTTTATTGATGAAATATTTGAGGTTACTATTCTGTATAACAAGACTCAACAACTGACTTTGATATTAACGCACACTGAAACACATGTTGAGCTCATCCTTACACTAGTTTATGCCAAATATGACCGCATTGAAAGAATTGAACTATGGGATTCTTTTTATGCAATGACATCAGATATGACAGTACCATGGCTAGTTGGAGGCGACTTTAATGTGATATGGGATGAGGAAGAGAAATTTGGAGGCTTACCAGTTTCTCTCATTGAAGTAGATGACTTTAGGCACTGCATCAATACCTGCAACTTGACAGACTTGGGATTTAAAGGAAgcatatttacatggtggaatggaaGATCAGAGGAAGACCGTATTTTTAAAAGATTGGACAGATGTTTTGGCAATCATGAATTGCAACAGACCTTTCCTGGATTGGAGGTAACTCACTTGTCCAAAATTGGGTCTGATCATTGCCCAATGCTGCTGAAATGTGATATAGAAACTCCTCCAATTAAGAAGTCATTCAGATTTCTTAACCTCTGGACTAAGCATGAAACCTTCAAAGATTTAGTAAAGGAGAATTGGAATGCTGATTTTAGTGCTAACCCTTTCTGCATTTTTAACTACAAGTTAAAGAAGCTTAAGAAAACACTATCTACCTGGAGCAGAGCTACATATGAGAATATATTCCAGAAGATTGCAAGCCTTGAGGAGGTGGTCCTGGTTCATGAAAGATAA